In Mercenaria mercenaria strain notata chromosome 15, MADL_Memer_1, whole genome shotgun sequence, a single genomic region encodes these proteins:
- the LOC123529309 gene encoding sushi, von Willebrand factor type A, EGF and pentraxin domain-containing protein 1-like: MFTITDCGPPEGDGSVRFNFSTTTFESEATVTYCGSPEGNGFVRFDYTTTTFESEANVTCNDGYENPIPARVTCQASGKWEEATCTIKDCGSPEVDGSVRFDYTTTTFESEATVSCNDGYENPIPARITCRASGKWEEATCKIKDCGSPKGDGSVRFDYTATTFESEATVLCNAGYKNPIPAKITCQASGKWEEATCKIKDCGSPKGDGSVRFDYATTTFESEASVSCKDGYKNPIPARITCRASGKWEEATCKIKDCGPPEGDGSVRFDYTTTTFDSEASISCKAGYENPIPAKITCQASGKWEEATCKIKDCGPPEGDGSVRFNFSTTTFESEATVTCNDGYENPTPPRITCQASGKWEEAKCTIKDCGSPEGNGFVRFDYTTTTFESEANVTCNDGYENPIPARVTCQASGKWEEATCTIKDCGSPEGDGSVRFDYTTTTFESEANVTCNDGYKNPIPARITCQASGKWEEATYCGSPKGDGSVRFDYTATTFESEASVSCNDGYENPIPAKITCQASGKWEEAIYCGSPKGDGSVRFDYTTTTFESEATVTCNDGYENPIPAKITCQASGKWEEATYCGSPKGDGSVRFDYTATTFESEATVSCNDGYENPIPAKITCQASGKWEEATYCGSPEGDGSVRFDYTTTTFESEATVSCNDGYENPIPAKITCQASGKWEEATYCGSPKSDGSVRFDYTATIFESEATVSCNDGYENPIPARITCQASGKWEEATYCGSPKSDGSVRFDYTATIFESEATVSCNDGYENPIPARITCQASGKWEEATCTIIDCGSPKGDGSVRFDYTATTIESEATVSCNDGYENPIPAKITCQASGKWEEATCKIKDCGSPEGDGSVRFDYTTTTFESEATVTCNDGFINPSTERIRCQASGEWEKATCLKDLCAPSLPTISNGGVTRDSNTAATVKCDAGYRPSTFSEAISCEESSGSWTPHVTCDLICNNPNEVTVDGTRYRLCDGDGSGSNGRLEVYVEGEWGTVCSDYWQRENYNFEVTCRMFGYRDGKEASFTQGWGSILMDNVYCRTDSVNSLIDCFRGYVYWTFNVMYTFTPFGEYTTSTTTYLTYYFSSYYELGEHNCNHRKDVGISCYS, translated from the exons atgtttacaaTTACAGACTGTGGGCCACCAGAAGGTGACGGATCTGTGAGGTTTAACTTTTCAACCACTACGTTCGAGTCAGAAGCGACTGTAACGT ACTGTGGGTCACCAGAAGGTAACGGATTCGTGAGGTTCGACTATACAACCACTACGTTCGAGTCAGAAGCGAATGTAACGTGTAATGATGGATATGAAAATCCAATCCCTGCTAGAGTTACATGCCAGGCATCCGGAAAATGGGAAGAAGCAACCTGTACCATAAAAg ACTGTGGGTCACCAGAAGTTGACGGATCCGTGAGGTTCGACTATACAACAACTACGTTCGAGTCAGAAGCGACTGTATCGTGTAATGATGGATATGAAAATCCCATCCCTGCTAGAATTACATGCCGGGCATCCGGAAAATGGGAAGAAGCAACCTGTAAAATAAAAG ACTGTGGGTCACCAAAAGGTGACGGATCCGTGAGGTTCGACTATACAGCCACTACGTTCGAGTCAGAAGCGACTGTATTGTGTAATGCTGGATATAAAAATCCAATCCCTGCTAAAATTACATGCCAGGCATCCGGAAAATGGGAAGAAGCAACCTGTAAAATTAAAG ACTGTGGGTCACCAAAAGGTGACGGATCCGTGAGGTTCGACTATGCAACCACTACGTTCGAGTCAGAAGCGTCTGTATCGTGTAAAGATGGATATAAAAATCCCATCCCTGCTAGAATTACATGCCGGGCATCCGGAAAATGGGAAGAAGCAACCTGTAAAATAAAag ACTGTGGGCCACCAGAAGGTGACGGATCCGTGAGGTTCGACTATACAACCACTACGTTCGATTCAGAAGCCTCTATATCGTGTAAAGCTGGGTATGAAAATCCCATCCCGGCTAAAATTACATGCCAGGCATCCGGAAAATGGGAAGAAGCAACCTGTAAAATAAAag ACTGTGGGCCACCAGAAGGTGACGGATCTGTGAGGTTTAACTTTTCAACCACTACGTTCGAGTCAGAAGCGACTGTAACGTGTAATGATGGATATGAAAATCCCACCCCTCCTAGAATTACATGCCAGGCATCCGGAAAATGGGAAGAAGCAAAATGTACaataaaag ACTGTGGGTCACCAGAAGGTAACGGATTCGTGAGGTTCGACTATACAACCACTACGTTCGAGTCAGAAGCGAATGTAACGTGTAATGATGGATATGAAAATCCAATCCCTGCTAGAGTTACATGCCAGGCATCCGGAAAATGGGAAGAAGCAACCTGTACAATAAAAg ACTGTGGGTCACCAGAAGGTGACGGATCCGTGAGGTTCGACTATACAACCACTACGTTCGAGTCAGAAGCGAATGTAACGTGTAATGATGGATATAAAAATCCCATCCCTGCTAGAATTACATGCCAGGCATCCGGAAAATGGGAAGAAGCAACCT ACTGTGGGTCGCCAAAAGGTGACGGGTCTGTGAGGTTCGACTATACAGCCACTACGTTCGAGTCAGAAGCGTCTGTATCGTGTAATGATGGATATGAAAATCCCATCCCTGCTAAAATTACATGCCAGGCATCCGGAAAATGGGAAGAAgcaatct ACTGTGGGTCGCCAAAAGGTGACGGATCCGTGAGGTTCGACTATACAACCACTACGTTCGAGTCAGAAGCGACTGTAACGTGTAATGATGGATATGAAAATCCCATCCCTGCTAAAATTACATGCCAGGCATCCGGAAAATGGGAAGAAGCAACCT ACTGTGGGTCGCCAAAAGGTGACGGATCCGTGAGGTTCGACTATACAGCCACTACGTTCGAGTCAGAAGCGACTGTATCGTGTAATGATGGATATGAAAATCCCATCCCTGCTAAAATTACATGTCAGGCATCCGGAAAATGGGAAGAAGCAACAT ACTGTGGGTCACCAGAAGGTGACGGATCCGTGAGGTTTGACTATACAACCACTACGTTCGAGTCAGAAGCGACTGTATCGTGTAATGATGGATATGAAAATCCCATCCCTGCTAAAATTACATGTCAGGCATCCGGAAAATGGGAAGAAGCAACCT ACTGTGGGTCGCCAAAAAGTGACGGATCCGTGAGGTTCGACTATACAGCCACTATCTTCGAGTCAGAAGCGACTGTATCGTGTAATGATGGATATGAAAATCCCATCCCTGCCAGAATTACATGCCAGGCATCCGGAAAATGGGAAGAAGCAACCT ACTGTGGGTCGCCAAAAAGTGACGGATCCGTGAGGTTCGACTATACAGCCACTATCTTCGAGTCAGAAGCGACTGTATCGTGTAATGATGGATATGAAAATCCCATCCCTGCCAGAATTACATGCCAGGCATCCGGAAAATGGGAAGAAGCAACCTGTACAATAATAG ACTGTGGGTCGCCAAAAGGTGACGGATCCGTGAGGTTCGACTATACAGCCACTACAATCGAGTCAGAAGCGACTGTATCGTGTAATGATGGATATGAAAATCCCATCCCTGCTAAAATTACATGTCAGGCATCCGGAAAATGGGAAGAAGCAACATGTAAAATAAAAG ACTGTGGGTCACCAGAAGGTGACGGATCCGTGAGGTTTGACTATACAACCACTACTTTCGAGTCAGAAGCGACTGTAACGTGTAATGATGGATTCATAAATCCCAGTACTGAAAGAATAAGATGCCAGGCATCCGGAGAATGGGAAAAAGCAACCTGTTTAAAAG ACCTTTGTGCGCCGTCTCTTCCAACAATAAGCAACGGAGGTGTGACACGTGATTCAAATACAGCAGCAACTGTGAAGTGTGATGCCGGTTATCGTCCAAGTACATTCTCGGAAGCGATATCCTGCGAAGAATCATCAGGCTCTTGGACACCACATGTCACATGTGATCTAA TTTGCAACAATCCAAATGAGGTGACCGTGGACGGTACCCGTTACCGACTTTGTGACGGAGATGGTTCTGGTTCAAATGGTCGTTTAGAGGTCTACGTTGAAGGCGAGTGGGGAACAGTGTGCAGTGACTACTGGCAACGTGAAAACTACAACTTTGAAGTAACTTGTAGAATGTTTGGATATAG agatggCAAAGAAGCCTCTTTCACGCAAGGCTGGGGCTCCATCTTGATGGACAATGTCTATTGCAGAACCGATTCAGTGAATTCCCTCATTGACTGCTTCCGTGGATATGTGTATTGGACTTTTAATGTTATGTATACTTTCACGCCTTTTGGTGAATATACCACCTCAACAACGACATATTTGACTTATTATTTTTCTTCATACTATGAACTTGGAGAACACAATTGTAACCATAGAAAGGATGTTGGAATCTCGTGTTACTCCTAG